Proteins encoded within one genomic window of Candidatus Rokuibacteriota bacterium:
- the egtD gene encoding L-histidine N(alpha)-methyltransferase → MRYRADAYIDEADKRKTLEEDVRRGLTASPKTLPPKYFYDAIGSKLFQDITELPEYYLTRTEAGLLEKLAPGLMRELAPRDIVELGAGTAAKTRWLFDARNGLREPLRYVPIDVDEPTIRAGAARLIADYPFLRVRALVADFERHLEHVPSPVGRRLVLFLGSTIGNLDPPVRQRLLTEVRALLHTQEDRFLVGLDLVKDVTVLEAAYNDASGVTREFNRNILEVVNRGVGSDFRPAAFQHVAFYDEVEARIEMHLVPGSTQEVRLGRLGLTISVSPEESIRTERCYKFSRASAQAMLGDAGLHLERWHVDSDDYFALAVAAPA, encoded by the coding sequence ATGCGCTATCGCGCGGACGCGTATATCGACGAAGCCGACAAGCGTAAGACGCTCGAGGAAGACGTGCGCCGCGGGCTGACGGCGAGCCCCAAGACGCTGCCCCCGAAGTACTTCTACGACGCCATCGGGTCCAAGCTGTTCCAGGACATCACCGAGCTTCCCGAGTACTACCTGACGCGGACGGAGGCGGGGCTCCTCGAGAAGCTCGCGCCCGGGCTCATGCGTGAGCTCGCGCCCCGGGACATCGTCGAGCTCGGCGCGGGAACGGCGGCGAAAACCCGGTGGCTCTTCGATGCTCGCAATGGCCTCCGCGAACCCCTGCGCTATGTTCCGATCGACGTCGACGAGCCGACCATCCGGGCCGGGGCGGCTCGGCTCATCGCCGACTACCCTTTCCTCCGCGTGCGTGCCCTCGTCGCCGACTTCGAGCGGCACCTGGAGCACGTCCCCTCGCCGGTCGGGCGCCGGCTGGTGCTCTTTCTCGGCAGCACGATCGGCAACCTCGACCCTCCCGTCAGGCAGCGACTGCTCACCGAGGTGCGCGCGCTGCTCCACACGCAGGAGGACCGGTTCCTCGTCGGGCTCGACCTCGTCAAGGACGTCACGGTGCTCGAAGCCGCGTACAACGACGCGAGCGGAGTCACGCGGGAGTTCAACCGGAACATCCTCGAGGTCGTCAACCGAGGCGTGGGCTCCGACTTCCGCCCCGCGGCATTCCAGCACGTCGCCTTCTACGACGAGGTAGAGGCCCGCATCGAGATGCACCTCGTCCCCGGCTCCACGCAAGAGGTGCGCCTCGGCCGCCTGGGGCTGACCATAAGCGTCTCGCCGGAGGAGAGCATCCGAACCGAGCGCTGCTACAAGTTCAGCCGCGCCTCGGCCCAGGCCATGCTCGGGGACGCCGGGCTCCACCTCGAGCGCTGGCACGTTGACTCGGACGATTACTTCGCCCTCGCGGTCGCCGCACCGGCGTAG
- a CDS encoding glycosyltransferase, producing the protein MTDQSSPSQQPAISVVIAVRDRAELLREALISIQNQTLSDWECIVVDDYSHDDLQVIVSGFNEPRFRYHRNPGKAGVSAARNHGNRQAKADWIAVADSDDINLPNRLETTLHYLSTHPDTDVIYGTIYAFKTGESSLEPWGRTQSYNRELLYSLNFIPHNSVTYRRALVNAIGYDEELEGAEDYDLWLSLADRHARFAFIAETMVLYRRHADQFSTDPVRKSQMYDNSYKVMAAHARFKSAE; encoded by the coding sequence ATGACTGATCAGTCGTCGCCCAGCCAACAGCCGGCGATTAGCGTGGTTATAGCCGTCCGAGACCGGGCGGAGCTACTTCGTGAAGCCTTGATCTCAATCCAGAATCAGACCTTGAGCGATTGGGAATGTATTGTTGTTGATGATTACAGTCACGACGATCTTCAGGTCATCGTCTCAGGTTTTAACGAGCCGCGGTTTCGCTACCATCGCAACCCCGGGAAAGCGGGGGTGTCGGCCGCGCGCAATCACGGTAACCGACAGGCCAAAGCTGATTGGATTGCCGTCGCCGATTCAGACGACATTAACCTGCCCAACCGGCTCGAAACCACTCTGCACTACCTGAGTACTCACCCGGACACCGATGTCATCTACGGTACTATCTATGCTTTCAAGACCGGGGAATCTTCATTGGAACCCTGGGGCCGGACTCAATCTTATAACCGAGAACTCCTGTACTCCCTTAACTTCATTCCTCACAACTCGGTGACGTACCGTCGGGCGCTGGTGAACGCCATTGGCTACGATGAAGAGCTGGAGGGCGCCGAAGACTACGACCTGTGGCTGTCCCTGGCTGATCGTCACGCCCGCTTCGCCTTCATCGCCGAAACGATGGTCCTTTACCGCCGACACGCCGATCAATTCTCAACTGACCCGGTCCGCAAAAGCCAGATGTATGACAACTCATATAAAGTGATGGCGGCCCACGCTCGCTTCAAGTCGGCTGAGTAA
- a CDS encoding glycosyltransferase family 4 protein, with the protein MDGVKQAVFYLTYNGIVSNTNGIGTQAKTFLAGLTTYYPALTKAFGDFDVHVITQIPYAGNWGYSATDRQYAEDTVAQLGGRVHYCPYRTADYELWTPAGWQAASLTASAIVLEAAIHYDRILVVANDLPFLHTPLYLELAKPMVGRPNCHIQSLIALYTSAYVHTRHAVDLERVAWEQVGLTTARHHPDVKLARYGEFMHRHFIEHYGADAFQSVPYTSSLLLEHSDFKPMPPEQVQSILTSNHIPLDEPLIFAFGRADWVKGFDILLKAMAAVNNQAHLVLNVVPYAPDAPILNEYRELIEANGLAASLSVGYSRELPRALCQWTNTRAVVCPSRGEPLSNIPFEVALWANNQGPVIVCAALDGYLEQIEDGQDGFLFDPTEPGDLERVLTQVLVLTSAQRATFRQAAYHKVIRQRDWRANFKEMLGCFWRARND; encoded by the coding sequence ATGGACGGTGTGAAGCAGGCGGTTTTTTACCTCACGTACAATGGCATCGTCAGTAATACCAATGGAATTGGAACGCAAGCGAAGACGTTTTTAGCTGGGCTGACTACCTACTACCCGGCTCTGACCAAAGCATTCGGCGATTTTGATGTCCACGTGATTACTCAGATTCCCTACGCGGGCAACTGGGGCTATTCAGCGACTGACCGGCAGTACGCCGAAGATACTGTCGCTCAGCTAGGTGGGAGGGTCCATTACTGCCCGTACCGAACCGCTGACTATGAACTCTGGACGCCAGCCGGGTGGCAGGCGGCTTCCCTGACCGCCAGCGCGATTGTTCTGGAGGCGGCCATTCATTACGACCGCATTCTGGTGGTTGCTAATGATCTCCCGTTTCTCCACACGCCGCTGTATCTTGAATTAGCCAAGCCAATGGTCGGTCGGCCCAACTGCCACATTCAGTCCCTCATCGCTCTCTACACCAGTGCCTACGTCCACACCAGACACGCGGTTGACCTCGAGCGGGTTGCGTGGGAACAGGTCGGCCTTACGACGGCCCGTCACCATCCGGATGTTAAGCTCGCTCGATATGGTGAGTTTATGCACCGACATTTCATTGAGCACTATGGGGCCGATGCCTTTCAAAGCGTCCCATATACTTCGAGTCTGCTGCTTGAGCACTCCGACTTCAAACCGATGCCGCCAGAACAGGTCCAGTCGATCTTAACCAGCAATCATATCCCCCTGGACGAACCGCTCATCTTCGCCTTTGGCCGAGCCGACTGGGTAAAGGGCTTTGATATCTTGCTCAAAGCAATGGCCGCAGTCAACAACCAGGCACATCTCGTCTTGAATGTGGTCCCGTACGCGCCGGACGCACCGATTTTAAACGAATACCGCGAGCTGATTGAGGCCAATGGTCTGGCCGCCTCCCTCTCGGTCGGTTACAGCCGAGAATTGCCCCGGGCCCTTTGCCAATGGACAAACACCCGGGCCGTCGTCTGTCCGTCGCGAGGTGAGCCGCTGTCCAATATTCCCTTTGAAGTTGCCCTCTGGGCAAACAATCAGGGACCCGTAATCGTCTGCGCCGCCCTCGACGGCTACCTGGAGCAGATTGAAGACGGCCAGGACGGGTTTTTGTTTGACCCAACTGAACCGGGCGATCTGGAACGGGTCTTGACCCAAGTCCTGGTCCTAACGTCCGCGCAAAGGGCTACTTTCCGCCAGGCCGCCTACCACAAAGTTATCCGACAACGGGATTGGCGAGCGAATTTTAAGGAGATGCTTGGATGTTTTTGGCGAGCTCGAAATGACTGA
- a CDS encoding ABC transporter substrate-binding protein, whose product MTRVRPIRQWVPLLCAALLLVGTSDAGAAPEGTLTFAMHFSPVTRWLDPAEGESTITPFLLLYALHDGLLKPMPGSGSAPSLAESWSMAKDGLSAEFILRHGAKFHNGDPVTADDVKFSFERYRGGGAKILKDTVKEIQTPAPNRVRFVFKEPWPDFPAFYGTFVASAGWVVPKKYVERVGEDGFRKAPIGAGPYKFVSFNPGVELVLEAFEGYWRKVPSIKRLVFRSLPDETTRAAALKSGEVDVAFLLTGPTADDIRRTPGLRLVAPLLGIFWLDFPDQWDPKSPWADRRVRLAASLAIDRQALNQAETLGLSRPTGSIVPRDFDFALAVDAPPYDPKRARQLLAEAGYPNGFDAGEITPFPPYNSMGEAIAGWLQAVGIRTRMRAMERGAFMTAWREKKLHGVVLTISGVSGNAATRLESFVTKNGAFAFGALPEIDGLFRRQARELDRKKREAVLFQIQRILQEQVTQAPVYHLGFPTGIGPRVEDILATGVPGFYMSPYEDLKLKKP is encoded by the coding sequence ATGACCCGAGTTCGACCAATTCGTCAGTGGGTGCCGCTCCTCTGCGCCGCGCTCCTGCTGGTCGGGACGTCGGACGCTGGGGCGGCGCCCGAGGGCACGCTCACCTTCGCGATGCACTTCAGTCCCGTGACGCGGTGGCTGGACCCCGCGGAGGGTGAGAGCACCATCACGCCCTTTCTCCTCCTCTACGCGCTCCACGACGGCTTGCTCAAGCCCATGCCCGGAAGCGGGTCGGCCCCGAGCCTGGCCGAGTCGTGGTCCATGGCCAAGGACGGGCTCAGCGCCGAGTTCATCCTGCGGCATGGTGCCAAGTTCCATAACGGCGATCCGGTCACCGCCGACGACGTGAAGTTCTCCTTCGAGCGCTACCGGGGCGGGGGAGCGAAGATTCTCAAGGACACGGTGAAGGAGATCCAGACGCCCGCGCCCAACCGTGTGCGATTCGTCTTCAAGGAGCCGTGGCCGGATTTCCCGGCCTTCTACGGCACCTTCGTCGCCAGCGCCGGCTGGGTCGTGCCCAAGAAGTACGTCGAGCGGGTGGGTGAAGACGGCTTTCGCAAGGCGCCCATCGGCGCAGGCCCGTACAAATTCGTGAGCTTCAACCCGGGTGTCGAGTTGGTGCTCGAAGCCTTCGAGGGCTACTGGCGCAAAGTCCCCTCGATCAAGCGCCTGGTTTTCCGGAGCCTGCCCGATGAGACGACGCGCGCGGCCGCGCTCAAGAGCGGGGAGGTCGACGTCGCCTTTCTCCTGACCGGGCCCACCGCCGACGACATCCGGCGCACGCCGGGACTGCGCCTGGTGGCGCCGCTCCTCGGCATTTTCTGGCTCGACTTTCCGGATCAGTGGGATCCCAAGTCGCCCTGGGCCGACCGGCGCGTGCGGCTGGCCGCCAGCCTCGCCATCGACCGCCAGGCACTCAACCAGGCCGAGACGCTGGGCCTGTCACGGCCCACCGGCAGCATCGTGCCGCGCGACTTCGACTTCGCCCTGGCGGTCGACGCGCCTCCCTACGATCCAAAGCGTGCCCGCCAGCTCCTCGCCGAGGCCGGCTACCCCAACGGCTTCGACGCCGGAGAGATCACGCCCTTCCCGCCCTATAACTCCATGGGTGAAGCCATCGCGGGATGGCTTCAGGCTGTCGGCATCCGCACGCGCATGCGCGCCATGGAGCGTGGGGCGTTCATGACGGCGTGGCGGGAGAAGAAGCTGCATGGTGTAGTCCTCACCATCAGCGGGGTCTCGGGCAATGCGGCCACGCGGCTCGAGTCCTTCGTGACCAAGAACGGGGCCTTCGCCTTCGGCGCGCTGCCCGAGATCGACGGCCTCTTCCGTCGTCAGGCCAGGGAGCTGGACCGGAAGAAGCGCGAGGCGGTCCTGTTTCAGATCCAGCGCATCTTGCAGGAGCAGGTGACCCAGGCGCCCGTGTACCATCTGGGCTTTCCCACCGGGATCGGACCGCGCGTGGAGGACATCCTGGCCACCGGAGTTCCCGGCTTCTACATGTCGCCCTACGAGGACCTCAAGCTCAAGAAGCCCTGA
- a CDS encoding patatin-like phospholipase family protein: protein MARDPHVAAVVALALLLAPAAAAASCAPSDIPRDAPMALVLSGGGAKGAYEAGVAAAFVERGLPIRLVAGSSAGALNAAMIASGRADRLEAMWRSVTREQVYSLRAAVFFAGFLPGWLTLLVLNETSSLFDPAPLRDLITASLDFDQIAASPVRLLVTATDLTSREKRVFDNRTVTVDALMAASAVPGLFPPVEVDGALLVDGGLTGRAPILEALEADASLGRAVVVMSYAPTERGAPPTTMRRALEESFELVMIQQIRRDTELARFRHPAVDVQLLVPSSPLLLRPMDFDADAMARLLALGRADALACLEAWQK from the coding sequence TTGGCTAGGGATCCCCACGTAGCGGCGGTCGTGGCGCTGGCTCTCCTGCTGGCGCCCGCGGCGGCGGCGGCCAGCTGCGCACCCTCGGACATCCCGCGTGACGCGCCCATGGCTCTGGTGCTCTCGGGCGGGGGCGCCAAGGGGGCGTACGAGGCCGGCGTGGCCGCCGCCTTCGTGGAGCGGGGGCTGCCCATCCGGCTCGTGGCGGGCTCCTCCGCCGGTGCGCTCAACGCCGCCATGATCGCCAGCGGCCGGGCCGACCGGCTCGAGGCGATGTGGCGTTCGGTCACGCGCGAGCAGGTCTACTCGCTGCGCGCGGCGGTGTTCTTCGCGGGCTTCCTGCCGGGCTGGCTCACCCTCCTCGTCCTCAACGAGACCAGCTCGCTGTTCGATCCGGCGCCGCTACGGGACTTGATCACCGCCTCCCTCGACTTCGACCAGATCGCGGCCTCGCCGGTACGCCTGCTCGTGACGGCCACCGATCTCACCAGCCGCGAGAAGCGCGTGTTCGACAACCGCACGGTGACGGTGGATGCGCTCATGGCGGCCTCGGCTGTGCCCGGCCTCTTCCCGCCCGTGGAGGTAGACGGCGCGCTCCTGGTGGACGGCGGCCTGACGGGCCGCGCGCCGATCCTGGAAGCGCTTGAGGCTGACGCCTCCCTGGGCCGCGCCGTGGTGGTCATGAGCTACGCGCCGACGGAGCGCGGCGCCCCGCCTACCACCATGCGCCGCGCCCTCGAGGAAAGCTTCGAGCTCGTCATGATCCAGCAGATCCGGCGGGATACCGAGCTGGCGCGGTTCCGTCACCCGGCGGTGGACGTCCAGCTCCTCGTGCCCTCGTCCCCACTCCTGCTCCGTCCAATGGACTTTGACGCGGACGCCATGGCGCGGCTGCTCGCTCTCGGGCGCGCCGACGCGCTCGCGTGTCTCGAGGCCTGGCAAAAATGA
- a CDS encoding SDR family oxidoreductase yields the protein MRLTGKTALVTGASRNIGRAIALAFAAEGADLVLNTRANRDELEAVAAECRKASVRAVPVLGDIADAAAVEAMVKQGLAELGAIDVLVCNAAIRPHTAVTETSLDDWHRVLGVNLHSAFYLARAVVPGMKERKRGSIIAIGGQSSLTGRPNTAAVTAAKTGLLGFVRALAAELGPFGIRANMVIPGTMDTERRYAEWYPEFRQAPPGAAEQLKQIPLGRLGRPEEIADACVFLASDASAYITGDEIRVMGGRIIG from the coding sequence ATGAGGCTCACCGGAAAGACGGCGCTCGTCACGGGCGCCAGCCGCAATATCGGCCGTGCCATCGCGCTGGCATTCGCCGCCGAGGGCGCGGATCTCGTGCTGAACACGCGCGCCAATCGCGATGAGCTGGAGGCGGTGGCCGCCGAGTGCCGCAAGGCCAGCGTGCGCGCCGTCCCCGTACTCGGGGACATCGCCGACGCCGCGGCCGTCGAGGCGATGGTGAAGCAGGGGCTCGCCGAGCTGGGGGCCATCGACGTGCTCGTCTGCAACGCCGCCATCAGGCCGCACACGGCCGTCACCGAGACATCCCTCGACGACTGGCACCGCGTCCTCGGCGTCAACCTGCATTCAGCCTTCTACCTGGCGCGAGCGGTCGTGCCCGGTATGAAGGAACGCAAGCGGGGCAGCATCATCGCCATCGGCGGGCAGTCGAGCCTGACTGGGCGGCCCAACACGGCTGCGGTGACCGCGGCGAAGACCGGCCTCCTCGGCTTCGTGCGCGCGCTTGCCGCCGAGCTTGGCCCCTTCGGCATCCGCGCGAACATGGTGATCCCGGGCACGATGGACACCGAGCGGCGCTACGCCGAGTGGTATCCGGAGTTTCGCCAGGCGCCGCCGGGCGCGGCGGAGCAGCTCAAGCAGATCCCGCTCGGGCGCCTCGGCAGGCCGGAGGAGATCGCCGACGCCTGCGTCTTCCTCGCCTCCGACGCCTCCGCCTACATCACCGGCGACGAGATCCGCGTGATGGGCGGCCGCATCATTGGCTAG
- a CDS encoding chlorohydrolase family protein, whose protein sequence is MKTLIEGGWVVAFNGKGHEVHEQGSVVFEDDRIVHAGGPYTGAVDARLSARGKLVSPGFINTHVHTSGNGGDYLLLDMAQNDYRTSNYMSFAAPLKGKMTPPPPEAAAALRTFVFLHALKQGATTIIDVGGQRGDWEGYVRLVDELGVRVYGSPPFRDRNTFHDAQGRLYYDYDAALGTQGLKDAVAFIRSYDGAAQGRLRGMLNPSQVETCSEPLLRACKDAARELDVPVHTHAGGNLIEFQRIMDEYRKTPIQFLADIGFLDDRALIGHGVFTTAHLWTHYPFGDDLRVLAERGATVGHCPYKYAKMAITLNSFQRYLDAGVNVAIGTDTFPMDMVAELRWASILAKVADANYQAGQPRDVFNAATLASCKFLRRDDLGRLAPGTKADIVLINIDHLGAPVYADPIKALVDAGCGRDVDTVIVDGKILVQGGRTVQIDEDEVYAKARQVTQDFWSHVPNWRWDGAGVDRIIPPAFPIRKAS, encoded by the coding sequence ATGAAAACCCTCATCGAAGGCGGCTGGGTGGTGGCGTTCAACGGCAAGGGCCATGAAGTGCACGAGCAGGGGAGCGTCGTCTTCGAGGACGACCGTATCGTGCACGCGGGAGGGCCGTACACGGGGGCGGTCGACGCTCGCCTCTCGGCGCGGGGCAAGCTCGTCTCGCCCGGATTCATCAATACTCACGTGCACACGTCCGGCAATGGCGGCGACTACCTCCTGCTCGACATGGCGCAGAACGACTACCGCACCTCCAACTACATGAGCTTCGCCGCGCCGCTGAAAGGCAAGATGACACCGCCGCCTCCTGAGGCGGCTGCGGCGCTCCGCACCTTCGTCTTTCTCCACGCCCTCAAGCAGGGCGCGACCACCATCATCGACGTGGGCGGCCAGCGAGGGGACTGGGAAGGATACGTGCGCCTGGTCGACGAGCTGGGTGTGCGCGTGTACGGGAGCCCGCCCTTCCGCGACCGCAATACCTTCCACGACGCCCAGGGGCGGCTTTACTACGACTACGATGCCGCTCTCGGCACGCAGGGGCTGAAGGACGCGGTGGCCTTCATCCGTTCCTACGACGGCGCGGCGCAGGGACGTCTGCGCGGCATGCTGAACCCGTCGCAGGTCGAGACGTGCAGCGAGCCCCTGCTGCGCGCCTGCAAGGACGCCGCGCGCGAGCTGGACGTGCCCGTGCACACACATGCGGGCGGCAACCTCATCGAGTTCCAGCGGATCATGGACGAGTATCGCAAGACGCCTATCCAGTTTCTGGCCGATATCGGCTTCCTCGACGATCGCGCCCTCATCGGCCACGGCGTGTTCACCACCGCGCATCTCTGGACCCACTATCCGTTCGGCGACGACCTGCGCGTGCTCGCCGAGCGGGGCGCCACCGTGGGGCACTGTCCGTACAAGTACGCCAAGATGGCCATCACGCTCAACTCGTTCCAGCGCTATCTCGACGCCGGCGTGAACGTGGCCATCGGCACCGACACCTTCCCCATGGACATGGTGGCCGAGCTCCGCTGGGCGTCCATACTGGCCAAGGTCGCCGACGCGAACTATCAGGCCGGCCAACCCCGCGACGTCTTCAATGCCGCCACGCTGGCGAGCTGCAAGTTCCTGCGCCGCGACGATCTCGGCCGACTGGCCCCGGGCACCAAGGCCGATATCGTGCTCATCAACATCGATCACCTCGGCGCGCCGGTCTACGCCGACCCGATCAAGGCGCTGGTGGATGCCGGCTGCGGCCGCGACGTGGACACGGTGATCGTGGACGGCAAGATCCTGGTGCAGGGGGGCCGGACCGTCCAGATCGACGAGGACGAGGTCTACGCGAAGGCGCGGCAGGTGACCCAGGACTTCTGGAGCCACGTGCCCAACTGGCGCTGGGACGGCGCCGGCGTCGACCGCATCATTCCCCCGGCCTTTCCCATCCGCAAGGCATCGTAG
- the ahcY gene encoding adenosylhomocysteinase produces the protein MSATPHTKQSGDFRVADLLLADWGRKEIAIAEGEMPALMAIRQEYAGTQPLKGARIAGSLHMTIQTAVLVDTLQALGAEVRWASCNIFSTQDHAAAALAAAGTPVFAYKGETLDEYWEFTHRIFEFGDRGPNMILDDGGDATLLVHLGIRAEKDPSVIAHPKSEEETSLFAAIRKRCAAEPGWYSRIGKEIRGVTEETTTGVHRLYQMAKESRLLFPAINVNDSVTKSKFDNIYGCRESLVDGIKRATDVMVAGKVAVVAGYGEVGKGSAQALRGLQAQVWVTEIDPICALQAAMEGYRVVTMDYAAAFADIFVTATGNYKVLTHEHMRQMKNNAIVCNIGHFDNEIDVASLRQYKWENIKPQVDHVIFPDGRRIILLAEGRLVNLGCATGHPSFVMSSSFANQVLAQIELFANTKNYPIGVYILPKQLDEKVARLQLSKLSAVLTELSDEQAAYIGVPKSGPYKADRYRY, from the coding sequence ATGAGCGCCACACCGCACACGAAACAGTCCGGGGATTTCCGCGTCGCCGATCTTCTTCTCGCCGACTGGGGCCGCAAGGAGATCGCCATTGCCGAGGGGGAGATGCCGGCCCTGATGGCGATCCGGCAGGAGTATGCGGGGACCCAGCCCCTGAAGGGCGCCCGCATCGCGGGATCGCTCCACATGACGATCCAGACCGCGGTGCTCGTCGACACGCTCCAAGCGCTCGGGGCCGAGGTGCGCTGGGCGTCTTGCAACATCTTCTCCACCCAGGACCACGCGGCCGCGGCCCTCGCCGCCGCGGGCACGCCCGTCTTCGCCTACAAGGGCGAGACCCTCGACGAGTACTGGGAGTTCACGCACCGGATCTTCGAGTTCGGCGACCGCGGGCCCAACATGATCCTCGACGACGGGGGCGACGCGACGCTCCTCGTCCACCTCGGCATCCGCGCCGAGAAGGATCCCTCGGTCATCGCGCATCCGAAGAGCGAGGAGGAGACGTCGCTCTTCGCCGCGATCAGGAAGCGCTGCGCCGCCGAGCCCGGCTGGTACTCGAGGATCGGCAAGGAGATCCGGGGCGTCACCGAGGAAACGACCACGGGTGTCCACCGGCTCTACCAGATGGCGAAGGAATCGCGCCTCCTCTTCCCAGCCATCAATGTCAACGACTCCGTCACCAAGTCGAAGTTCGACAACATCTACGGGTGCCGCGAGTCGCTGGTCGACGGCATCAAGCGGGCCACCGACGTGATGGTGGCGGGCAAGGTCGCGGTCGTCGCCGGCTACGGCGAGGTGGGCAAGGGCTCGGCCCAGGCCCTCCGCGGCCTCCAGGCCCAGGTGTGGGTGACCGAGATCGATCCGATCTGCGCGCTCCAGGCGGCGATGGAGGGCTACCGCGTGGTGACGATGGACTACGCGGCGGCCTTTGCTGACATCTTCGTCACCGCCACTGGCAACTACAAGGTCCTCACGCACGAGCACATGCGGCAGATGAAGAACAACGCGATCGTGTGCAACATCGGGCACTTCGACAACGAGATCGACGTGGCCTCCCTCCGCCAGTACAAGTGGGAGAACATCAAGCCCCAGGTCGACCACGTCATCTTCCCGGACGGCAGGCGCATCATCCTCCTCGCCGAGGGCCGGCTCGTGAACCTCGGGTGCGCCACCGGCCACCCGAGCTTCGTGATGAGCTCGTCCTTCGCGAACCAGGTGCTGGCGCAGATCGAGCTCTTCGCGAACACGAAGAACTATCCGATCGGCGTCTACATCCTGCCGAAGCAGCTCGACGAGAAGGTGGCGCGGCTCCAGCTCTCGAAGCTGAGCGCGGTGCTGACCGAGTTGAGCGACGAGCAGGCGGCATACATCGGCGTCCCGAAGAGCGGCCCCTACAAGGCCGACCGCTATCGGTACTAG
- a CDS encoding tetratricopeptide repeat protein: protein MSRNRDIRHQLEMASEAIEALDADLAAGRLGVEEHGRRRAEREREAGRLFVSLQRSQRETGGHSAGQPPAPTGPRPSWFRSPLAMGAASVLLVVVGIGAGVGVGRWFTGAREAAAPAPAPSLAPAGDPSALMTDIELRALRQIAAREDAPTQGLLQLAHAALDKGRLDEARQVYERVLAREPRNVEAITHLGGVLFQEGRVDEALAKVEAALRIDPRYIHAHWDRTQYLFYGKRDFPAAVKAARAFLVVVPEGPDADSVRKLMDEAQQKGATGAPRRLLSPGTERWGGRFGRLAVD from the coding sequence ATGAGCCGGAACAGGGACATCAGGCACCAGCTCGAGATGGCGTCCGAGGCCATCGAAGCCCTGGACGCGGATCTGGCGGCCGGACGGCTCGGCGTTGAGGAGCACGGCCGGCGGCGGGCGGAGCGCGAGCGCGAAGCGGGCCGGCTCTTCGTGAGTCTCCAGCGGAGCCAGCGCGAGACCGGGGGGCACAGCGCGGGGCAGCCGCCGGCGCCGACGGGGCCACGGCCGTCGTGGTTCCGGAGTCCGCTGGCGATGGGGGCGGCCTCGGTGCTCCTGGTCGTCGTCGGGATCGGGGCGGGCGTCGGGGTCGGGCGATGGTTCACCGGGGCTCGGGAAGCCGCGGCGCCCGCCCCCGCTCCGTCTCTCGCGCCCGCCGGCGACCCGTCCGCTCTCATGACCGACATCGAGCTGCGGGCGCTCCGGCAGATCGCCGCCCGCGAGGACGCGCCGACCCAGGGCCTCCTCCAGCTGGCGCATGCCGCGCTCGACAAGGGCCGGCTCGACGAGGCCCGCCAGGTCTATGAGCGGGTGCTCGCCCGCGAGCCGCGGAACGTCGAGGCGATCACCCACCTCGGAGGCGTGCTCTTCCAGGAAGGGCGCGTGGACGAGGCGCTGGCGAAGGTCGAGGCCGCGCTCCGCATCGATCCTCGGTACATCCACGCCCATTGGGATCGGACGCAGTACCTCTTCTACGGCAAGCGGGACTTCCCGGCTGCTGTCAAGGCGGCGCGGGCGTTTCTGGTGGTCGTGCCCGAGGGGCCGGATGCCGACAGCGTGCGGAAGCTCATGGACGAGGCGCAGCAGAAGGGGGCCACGGGCGCCCCACGACGCCTTTTGAGCCCGGGGACGGAGAGATGGGGTGGCCGCTTCGGGCGACTTGCGGTAGACTGA
- a CDS encoding type II toxin-antitoxin system HicB family antitoxin produces MRYMVVIERGHTSWGAHVPDLPGCVAVGETRAEVLRLIREAMELHIDGLRQDGLPVPAPSSEGKIVDVGAA; encoded by the coding sequence ATGCGGTACATGGTTGTGATCGAGCGGGGCCATACGAGCTGGGGAGCGCATGTCCCGGATCTTCCTGGTTGCGTTGCGGTTGGAGAGACCCGCGCGGAAGTGCTGCGCCTGATTCGTGAGGCAATGGAGCTTCACATCGACGGGTTGAGGCAGGATGGCTTGCCAGTGCCGGCCCCGAGCTCTGAGGGAAAGATCGTGGACGTGGGGGCCGCCTAG